In a single window of the Bactrocera dorsalis isolate Fly_Bdor chromosome 2, ASM2337382v1, whole genome shotgun sequence genome:
- the C149b gene encoding uncharacterized protein C149b isoform X1 — protein MLMEEEIHSQNHLDPVDFNMITEHMGDFNTSALHRKLMSKVEALRIIRKELEQFRTERDQFKLMAETLQLRYSALTRNNGYSGCVSIDGNKSSVASILHETRERNIKLTTEVESLKQKLSELRGDIELLRSSSKEGNCEKTQMDMADDTNNSEALQWKKERSSFICHLENLKKKNLQLAFDLKTLIDEKEDIISERDAYKCKAHRLNHALLNALNANKAHPQFLDIDGILLENKYLHERLKNFESELDITKQSLTKYKTMLETKRKKGIIKLGSSANDESILSHKQVKTMLENGVDLPTKTETIQDLKSLCLALLDNLNDKHIALNHQKKTNKILAAKIAELDQRIQCLSGIETTTGTTSSCISEYSPTQLLLQDYSASSVDSSDILETDTVTPTTANPKYSVILKLNDTETLTTENEDSKTSRLGISEDCVDSLSTESGRSILSSEYGGFAEALGIRSLNEFSKAAIDAYKAPSTTTESGDNSSTKYKSNSQSHHVDKDIARERYNDLKDLPPELAEMVQQALHELDMRDFDEMVNINVSDYDRADNAKVFPNIATSYEVEKREEKSQTEV, from the exons AACGTGATCAATTCAAATTGATGGCAGAAACGTTGCAACTAAGGTATTCTGCCTTAACGCGCAACAATGGGTACAGTGGGTGCGTGAGTATAGACGGTAATAAATCTAGTGTTGCGTCAATATTACATGAGACCCGCgaaagaaatataaaactaaCCACCGAAGTGGAATctctgaaacaaaaattaagcgAACTACGTGGTGATATTGAACTTCTTAGATCATCCAGCAAAGAAGGAAATTGTGAAAAAACTCAAATGGACATGGCTGATGATACTAATAATAGCGAAGCCCTTCAATGGAAGAAAGAACGATCAAGTTTTATCTGCCATTTggagaacttaaaaaaaaag AATTTGCAACTAGCCTttgatttaaaaactttgaTTGATGAAAAAGAAGATATCATATCCGAACGAGATGCTTACAAATGTAAGGCTCACCGGTTAAACCATGCCTTGTTAAATGCACTGAACGCGAACAAAGCGCATCCACAG TTCCTTGATATTGATGGCATATTACTGGAAAATAAGTACCTGCATGAACGTTTAAAAAACTTTGAAAGCGAGCTTGATATAACCAAACAATCGTTAACCAAATACAAg ACTATGTTGGAAACGAAGCGTAAGAAGGGTATAATTAAACTAGGTTCTAGTGCAAATGATGAAAGTATTTTATCTCATAAACAAG TTAAAACAATGCTTGAGAATGGTGTGGACTTGCCCACAAAAACCGAAACAATTCAAGACTTAAAATCTCTTTGTTTGGCATTGCTGGATAATTTAAATGATAAACATATTGCCTTAAACCATCAGAAAAAAACCAATAA AATTCTTGCGGCAAAAATTGCTGAATTGGACCAACGCATTCAGTGTTTATCAGGCATTGAAACTACAACCGGAACAACATCATCTTGCATTAGTGAATACTCACCTACTCAGTTATTACTGCAAGACTACAGCGCTTCATCTGTGGACTCGAGTGACATATTAGAAACAGACACAGTAACACCAACTACAGCTAATCCGAAATATTCAGTAATCCTTAAATTAAACGATACTGAAACTTTGACAACTGAAAATGAAGATTCAAAAACGTCTCGTTTGGGTATATCAGAAGACTGTGTAGACTCTCTATCAACAGAATCTGGCCGGAGTATATTATCTTCAGAGTACGGCGGTTTCGCAGAAGCTTTAGGTATACGTAGTCTCAACGAATTCTCCAAAGCTGCCATAGATGCGTACAAGGCACCATCTACCACCACAGAATCGGGAGATAACTCAAGCACAAAATACAAATCAAATTCTCAGTCACATCACGTTGACAAAGATATCGCTAGAGAAAGGTATAACGATTTAAAAGACTTACCACCAGAGCTGGCTGAGATGGTACAGCAAGCGCTCCATGAATTAGATATGCGTGATTTTGATGAAATGGTGAACATAAATGTAAGTGACTATGACAGAGCAGATAATGCAAAAGTATTCCCAAACATTGCCACTTCatatgaagttgaaaaaagagaagaaaaatcacaaacagaagtttaa
- the C149b gene encoding coiled-coil domain-containing protein 149-A isoform X2 — protein sequence MIIIKNNRSELPSILTSALHRKLMSKVEALRIIRKELEQFRTERDQFKLMAETLQLRYSALTRNNGYSGCVSIDGNKSSVASILHETRERNIKLTTEVESLKQKLSELRGDIELLRSSSKEGNCEKTQMDMADDTNNSEALQWKKERSSFICHLENLKKKNLQLAFDLKTLIDEKEDIISERDAYKCKAHRLNHALLNALNANKAHPQFLDIDGILLENKYLHERLKNFESELDITKQSLTKYKTMLETKRKKGIIKLGSSANDESILSHKQVKTMLENGVDLPTKTETIQDLKSLCLALLDNLNDKHIALNHQKKTNKILAAKIAELDQRIQCLSGIETTTGTTSSCISEYSPTQLLLQDYSASSVDSSDILETDTVTPTTANPKYSVILKLNDTETLTTENEDSKTSRLGISEDCVDSLSTESGRSILSSEYGGFAEALGIRSLNEFSKAAIDAYKAPSTTTESGDNSSTKYKSNSQSHHVDKDIARERYNDLKDLPPELAEMVQQALHELDMRDFDEMVNINVSDYDRADNAKVFPNIATSYEVEKREEKSQTEV from the exons AACGTGATCAATTCAAATTGATGGCAGAAACGTTGCAACTAAGGTATTCTGCCTTAACGCGCAACAATGGGTACAGTGGGTGCGTGAGTATAGACGGTAATAAATCTAGTGTTGCGTCAATATTACATGAGACCCGCgaaagaaatataaaactaaCCACCGAAGTGGAATctctgaaacaaaaattaagcgAACTACGTGGTGATATTGAACTTCTTAGATCATCCAGCAAAGAAGGAAATTGTGAAAAAACTCAAATGGACATGGCTGATGATACTAATAATAGCGAAGCCCTTCAATGGAAGAAAGAACGATCAAGTTTTATCTGCCATTTggagaacttaaaaaaaaag AATTTGCAACTAGCCTttgatttaaaaactttgaTTGATGAAAAAGAAGATATCATATCCGAACGAGATGCTTACAAATGTAAGGCTCACCGGTTAAACCATGCCTTGTTAAATGCACTGAACGCGAACAAAGCGCATCCACAG TTCCTTGATATTGATGGCATATTACTGGAAAATAAGTACCTGCATGAACGTTTAAAAAACTTTGAAAGCGAGCTTGATATAACCAAACAATCGTTAACCAAATACAAg ACTATGTTGGAAACGAAGCGTAAGAAGGGTATAATTAAACTAGGTTCTAGTGCAAATGATGAAAGTATTTTATCTCATAAACAAG TTAAAACAATGCTTGAGAATGGTGTGGACTTGCCCACAAAAACCGAAACAATTCAAGACTTAAAATCTCTTTGTTTGGCATTGCTGGATAATTTAAATGATAAACATATTGCCTTAAACCATCAGAAAAAAACCAATAA AATTCTTGCGGCAAAAATTGCTGAATTGGACCAACGCATTCAGTGTTTATCAGGCATTGAAACTACAACCGGAACAACATCATCTTGCATTAGTGAATACTCACCTACTCAGTTATTACTGCAAGACTACAGCGCTTCATCTGTGGACTCGAGTGACATATTAGAAACAGACACAGTAACACCAACTACAGCTAATCCGAAATATTCAGTAATCCTTAAATTAAACGATACTGAAACTTTGACAACTGAAAATGAAGATTCAAAAACGTCTCGTTTGGGTATATCAGAAGACTGTGTAGACTCTCTATCAACAGAATCTGGCCGGAGTATATTATCTTCAGAGTACGGCGGTTTCGCAGAAGCTTTAGGTATACGTAGTCTCAACGAATTCTCCAAAGCTGCCATAGATGCGTACAAGGCACCATCTACCACCACAGAATCGGGAGATAACTCAAGCACAAAATACAAATCAAATTCTCAGTCACATCACGTTGACAAAGATATCGCTAGAGAAAGGTATAACGATTTAAAAGACTTACCACCAGAGCTGGCTGAGATGGTACAGCAAGCGCTCCATGAATTAGATATGCGTGATTTTGATGAAATGGTGAACATAAATGTAAGTGACTATGACAGAGCAGATAATGCAAAAGTATTCCCAAACATTGCCACTTCatatgaagttgaaaaaagagaagaaaaatcacaaacagaagtttaa
- the LOC105229533 gene encoding protein Lilipod: MDEEEEEVTDIKLQIFHNNLRENIIFLLLLMLLYLASYALITRFRRKDREDLFSTDEDEVLVYRISSWLCTFSMAIAVGAALLLPISIASNEVLLLYPNSYYVKWLNSSLIQGLWNHIFLFSNLSLFVFLPFAYLFTESTGFVGHKKGIIARAYETFTVFSLLATVVLGITYVLSAVMDPDRIGFLSLLNLGSVHLPFLYSCVSFLGVLLLLVCTPLGFVRLFGVVGQVLVKPHLLRDVNEEYQVFYMEIASLKRKIADIELLNISINSNGGAGSLHNDFSSGYTNVDGYYPHTSLGHLYQRKPLENHQTEQQKLKQRLRELESESRELEKLRKSSAFQRNFVYPLAMLLLLFFTGITVLLVVQNTLELLIGIKALPLSTRQFTLGITSLSKMGPFGAGLEVCLIFYLGATSVVGFYTMPFMRNVCPQKRKTSLAQLILNCALVLILSSALPLLSRIIGITNFDLLGDFGAIEWLGNFQIVLLYNLVFGTTTALCLVNKFTAAVRQELCARLVENYVLFTNYMSFIN; this comes from the exons ATGGatgaggaagaggaagaagtaACTGATatcaaattacaaatttttcataaCAATCTTCGCGAAAATATT ATATTTCTACTGCTTTTAATGTTGCTGTATCTTGCCTCCTATGCGCTGATAACGCGCTTTCGCCGGAAAGATCGTGAGGATCTATTTTCCACGGATGAAGATGAAGTGCTCGTCTATCGTATAAG CTCTTGGCTGTGTACATTTTCTATGGCGATCGCTGTTGGCGCCGCCCTTCTGCTCCCGATTTCAATAGCAAGCAATGAGGTTCTGTTGCTGTACCCTAACAGCTATTATGTAAAATGGCTCAATAGTTCTTTGATACAAG GTCTTTggaatcatatatttttattttccaatctatccttatttgtatttttgccaTTTGCGTATCTCTTTACGGAATCTACTGGTTTCGTTGGGCATAAGAAGGGTATAATTGCGCGCGCTTATGAAACATTTACAGTATTTAGCCTCTTAGCCACGGTGGTTTTAGGCATTACGTATGTACTCTCTGCTGTTATGGATCCAGACAGAATCGGATTTTTATCACTGCTAA ATTTAGGTAGTGTGCATTTACCATTTCTGTATTCGTGTGTATCATTTTTGGGAGTGCTATTATTACTCG ttTGCACACCGCTTGGTTTCGTTCGCCTCTTTGGAGTTGTGGGACAAGTACTTGTGAAGCCACATTTACTTCGCGACGTAAATGAAGAATACCAAGTGTTTTACATGGAAATCGCCAGTTTAAAGCGCAAAATTGCGGACATTGAACTACTAAATATTAGTATCAACAGCAACGGCGGCGCGGGCAGTTTACACAACGATTTTAGCAGTGGTTATACAAATGTTGATGGATATTATCCTCATACGTCGTTGGGGCATCTTTATCAACGAAAACCTTTGGAAAATCACCAAACCGAGCAACAGAAGCTCAAACAAAGACTGAGAGAATTGGAGTCTGAAAGTAGAGAGTTGGAGAAACTACGCAAGTCATCGGCGTTTCAACGAAATTTCGTATATCCTCtggcaatgttgttgttgctatttttcacCGGTATAACTGTTTTGTTGGTAGTCCAAAATACACTAGAGTTGCTAATTGGAATCAAAGCATTACCGCTAAGCACTCGT CAATTTACGCTTGGCATCACTTCCCTATCGAAGATGGGACCCTTTGGAGCAGGCTTAGAAGTgtgtttaattttctatttaggTGCGACTTCTGTTGTTGGCTTTTATACCATGCCTTTTATGCGCAACGTTTGTCCACAAAAACGAAAGACTTCCCTCGCACAACTAATACTTAATTGTGCGCTAGTTTTAATATTAAGTTCAGCACTGCCGCTGCTCAGTAGAATTATTG gcATTACAAATTTCGATCTATTGGGGGATTTTGGTGCTATCGAGTGGTtaggaaattttcaaattgttttacTTTATAATTTAGTCTTTGGCACCACGACAGCGCTCTGCttggtaaataaatttacagCAGCTGTGCGTCAGGAATTGTGTGCGCGGTTAGTAGAGAACTATGTGCTCTTCACTAATTATATGTCATTTATCAACTGA
- the LOC105229532 gene encoding tetratricopeptide repeat protein 12, which translates to MAQGDMDEDFLNFESKVNQVMKLLEDMAAANKSDAESAAKKPETKSEINQDNFIVNVRQDRTVLNRKAGQKDPSDSGGPQQMDKYTFMQQMEQDAAERTKIRQERERIAQNFRSMGNDAYRKQNYEKAIQMYTKAIEHVKDSPILYNNRALCYLKLRNSKRAIIDADYVINKLDEKNLRSWLYRAAAYLRLGDEKNYENSIKFAKKNNTKEISYITAFQEKLRTDF; encoded by the exons atggCGCAGGGAGATATGGATGAGGACTTTCTTAACTTTGAATCCAAAGTAAATCAGGTAATGAAACTATTGGAGGATATGGCGGCCGCAAATAAATCCGATGCAGAAAGTGCTGCTAAAAAGCCAGAAAC aaAGTCCGAAATTAATCAGGATAATTTCATTGTCAATGTTCGTCAAGACCGCACAGTGCTCAATCGCAAAGCGGGTCAAAAAGACCCATCGGACAGTGGAGGTCCACAACAAATGGACAAGTACACATTTATGCAGCAGATGGAGCAGGATGCTGCCGAAAGAACCAAGATTCGACAGGAACGTGAGCGTATTGCTCAAAACTTTCGTAG CATGGGCAACGATGCTTATCGTAAGCAGAACTATGAAAAGGCaatacaaatgtatacaaaaGCTATTGAACACGTTAAAGACAGTCCTATATTATACAACAACCGAGCGCTATGTTATCTTaa GTTGAGAAACTCTAAACGGGCTATTATTGATGCTGATTATGTAATTAATAAATTGGACGAGAAGAATTTGCGATCGTGGTTGTATAGAGCAGCTGCTTATCTGAGATTGGGcgatgaaaaaaattacgagaACAGCATTAAATtcgcaaagaaaaataatactaaagaAATCAGCTATATAACTGCATTTCAAGAAAAACTCAGAACTGATTTCTAA